The stretch of DNA tgtgtcttttagtttaataaaccttgttattagattaataTCACTTTTCCTCTTAATTATTGTTGAATTGTTGCATGCTTAGTAGTAAGATTTGTCTcctcaccatgtttgtgaccaaagtttccatctttattgtttattttgcaattagaaccatgattagtgagtagtctccttctaggactcggtttggccCGATATGGGTAATTTCGCTAATTAATTGTCACtaaggctaatttgtggggaaaattggTTAGGGTAGTTTTGGGGAATTTTCATGCTTAAGGGTTGGTTTCCGGGTAGTGTCGGCTTTTGACCCTTGCCAcaccaacggaagttggttaggttgttagtCGAGTATTTGGGGACCGacccttgtcaccaactaaggttgagaccggaagggagaaccgagggagggtgcccctaggctagtgtttgaaatcgacctccggaagggggagtgggatgacccggaatatgatgagggcttaatgaccttgaccatttacttgacctccttgggaaaatgcatgttcttggggttgttgggttttgagttagggagaccggctttcgaacccgggaggggggttagccggagtagctagtgtcctagtgcgagaccggaagggaggttctaggcgaattagagccatctccccctttcctttctaccccttttgattagccgagacgattagtaTGCGGAATTACTCATGTTTATGGTCGGACCGAGTTCTAGTCTTTCTATTTACTTGATTTATCCTTTACTTTTAGCTTGCTTTTATCTTACCTTGTCTTTAGTCTTTAAATTTGATAGTTTAGTGCTAGTTTGTTACTACCCTCTTTAttatttatcgacttagctaaaccggtgaattagaacgattagtactccacctactccttgtgggatcgacccttttaagtgtacaacgataaaatcgtgcacttgcgaggtttgaCTTGAGACCATCAGTGTGTCAAAACACGGTTTttagggggtatttatagtgtccTTTTACTTAAGTTGTAAAAAGGGGAATTAAGACAAAACACGGGTAGCAGCGACCGCCAGCCGGTCGACCGGCGGCCGGCTGCCCATCCGGCGCCGAGGAATCTCAATTTTTGAAGCTTGAATATGCCATTGTGACGGCCCGCCGGTCGGCCGGCTGCCGGCTGGTCGGCTCATGGTCATCCTCCGTCTTTCCCTCCCCTTTCTTCTTTGCTATCTTCCTCTTGTGCCTTGTTTCTTCCCAAATTTCCTCTAGCTAGCTCAATTACCTACAATAGAGCACCGGAATCGATAGTGGCGGGAATATGGagcaaaatgcaagaaaaaggccTAAGATCGTGCCTAAGTAGTCCAAAAGATAGTcaaaagaaagggtaaaaagggGCCGAATGTTCATTCATCACATGCTTTTacttttaagaatattattaaacttcacaattattttatttttaattaaaagggTTTGTATAACGATCTTAAATAAATAGATGTAGGTGTAAATTTGAAGTGGTACAATTTCATGAAAGTTAAGTTTaactttttaccaaaaaaaaaagaaaaatatacaatattttcaaccaatatttcatcatatgaaaataaattttaaaaaaaaaaactatgaaattttttaatcaattcattaacatgttttattacaaaacattcaactaaatgtTAATTTTCTAAGTGTtatgttgtcaattgtcattaatcaagtaagcaatataaattaaattaattaatattaaacAATCTAAAAATGACGTGtgaaataaaattaaatggtataagtagccttttaattatatagtATATAGATGTCTGCGTGGAGAATGGTTGGGTGGACGTGTGTCAATCTTAACCAAGGTGGCAATATGAATGTCTATGTGGCTTTTCTacatcctacgtggctttgtctagttgGCATTTTTAGgaagccttttaatagtattttatagatagATATTCCACAAAAAACAAGTGGTTTGAGTAGATCTGTCAAAATTGATGTGACTTAAATAGTTCAATTTGACACCCGAACTGAGCACTCAAACTTGAGTTGCAACCCGAACTTACCCGCCCCCCATATAACACGACATAATGTTTATTGCTACAGTCGAAATGACCCGACGCGAACTCACCAAACACCCACCCAACCCCTTTGCCTAATCTTGTTTTGAGTATAAAATATGAGTTTATTATATATCGGTCTTTAggttaaaacgggtcaaatactttaaataagataaaagtgaaaTGTATAGGGAATAATAAGTTGTTTGTCTTATCTATACAAATGTGCTAATATTTGACTCGTCTTAAacttaagggggtgtttggtaaacggcggattgagaaattttcagcatattcaaagcttttagcatgtttgactcaccaatctactattttgagtgtttggtaaatgacatattgaaaGAGTAGATTGGAGCTCAATCTCTTCGTTTTCCAATATCTTTGCCTACCAAAgatattcacattagtagattgtgaaatatgaatccgtcaacaatctacacatagatacaacaatctattaaaCAAAATCTgttaattaccaaacacttctactaaatctgctaattgaaatatactagtcaaacctgttaatccaatctgtcatttataatctgcttgaccaatctgcttctgctaatatcaatctgctgattaccaaacagggcctaagACGAAGAAAAATTTGTACTCTTACTTAATGACATTAGTGATTAGTCCCCACTCCCGGCCATAATTTGACAAACGTctgcaattaattacaaaactatTGAAATAAAGCACGAGAaagaaacaaaataaaaataattctTTCTTTATTTTAATAGTAAAACAACTATATGATCAAGGACAACGACTGTGTGCTTTAAATACCAAAACTTCGTCAGTTGTCAAATGCTCTACAACACAACATCATCAATCTCCTTTCTCCTCTCTTACTAAGCTAAAACCAACATTTACACACTAATTTTGTTTCTCTTTTAACACATTATTTATTTTTCAAGACATTCTTATATTTTTTCGATAATTATTGAAAATGGGTTCGAAATCAATTGACAAaacaaagcaaaaaccaaagcatAAGAAGGGATTATGGTCACCTGAAGAAGATCAAAGGTTAAGAAACCACATTCTTCGACATGGCCACGGTTGTTGGAGCTCCGTACCCGTGTATGCCGGTAAGTCGAAATTTTACCCTAATTTAgtgtaaaaccgttttacatCACAATATCACATCAGATTGACCTATTGTTAAGCTGTTTTCACTTTGTTAAATATTAATTCGATTTTATCATCATATATTAATTACGAGTACGAAGTATTTTTTTTACTGTAGTAAATAAAATGGCACACCGTCAATAGTAAATAATGTGCTTTGGCTCATTTCTTGTTCATGTCATTGTGATTACCTAGTATTTACATAATTTTTAATTACTCATTTCGATTTCACATTTACTATCAGCCAGCTTAGTTGATAAGGTCTTTATGAGTCGTAATTAactaatcaatactatatattaattccagaaaccaaaggacttcaatgtaattaaataaagctatacaaattaattatactatatagttttaaatcaatagcactgtgcgatggacctgaacaagggactttaatgtaaatattatatagttttggttgaaatataaatttagagaacaccggaatatggtgattttccttaaaataaacatgtcccacttatggtattaattagtataaagatgttaattattttaacataaacaaataagtatattatattttggaaactattaaaaagtaaataaatcaacCTAGATTTCCAAAAactataatattccataattatttcgacttaattagtttaatgcatatatgaaatatatttaatgcatatatgtaaatCACTCATGGGATACTTAAAGAGTAAAAGTAATTATGTTAGTAGTGAAAAGATTTGTAATAACATTGAatatagtaatatgatagtaatcactcatttgaatagtcaaagtaacaatattacCAGCGAGCacgagtagtaaaagtaatatatcaatattaatgtacaagtagtgaaagtaacaataattacgacgggaatagtaaaagtaataataacaaATGTAATAAAAGTCAACAATTCTAAGAACAAAAGgaagtatatatgaaaaattagctaagtaatcgatttaagtaaaatattaatagcgggagtagtgaatttgtctcataatttatttcattgtaattttaagatatactccgtatcataaaaaatatatatattaatgataaatttatgagttatgcaactttaaaagtagttttagttaattgaaaatatatttttatgCTAAATAGAGGTGGCCCGGGCGAAGTCGGGCACCCATGCTAGTTATATTTGAAATTTAGAACCCGTCCTATTTTGTTTTAATGCTCGCTTAGTTAGCGGTCCCcttgaaaaaaataaaataaattacgatTAATAGTCTATTGGTGCTTACAATTTCTTAATCCACACACATACATACAAAAAGCTATACGTGTAATTTACATCAATTTTTGACGAATTCATGATAAGGAACATGGTTTGCAAAGATTCGAAATAGTAATTAAAATACAATTCGATTTTAATTTTTGCTTTCGAGATTATATTAATAAAAGAACTAGTAAGACAAAAAGAGAATAGTCAATTTAAAGGGTGCAAACAAAATATATTAACAATGACATTTACATTGCATAAAATACAATGTACTACAAGTATAATATAAGCTTGACTTTAATTTCATTCATCACCTCATCATTTTCAATTACTAGTTGAAATTTACTcgtattaattttattttatgaaattTGAAGACCTAAAATATTATTGGTTGATTTCAGGACTTCAAAGAAATGGAAAGAGTTGTagattaagatggattaattattTAAGACCCGGACTTAAGAGAGGCACATTTAGTGCTCAAGAAGAGGATACCATTATAACCCTTCATGCCACGTTAGGAAACAAGTAAGTTAATTACTCGAGTCTGGTTATTTCGAATTTGGGTCATTTTTAATTTGTATGTCAGATAATGATTTGGTTTTAAATATGTTGTTTTCGCTTTTACGAGCCATTTTGGAACGGGTTCAGTCAGGTTGAGTAATTTCAAAAAGTTCGAGTTAAGTGAGCTGACATCCGTCGGTTTAGCAATAAAGTGTCAGTTAGTTTTATAGAGTTTGCTTTATTTGGGTAGTATCTTCCTAGTACAAGACAATCTTGGCATCAAGCTATTATACAACATGCAGACAAATTAATACAGTGAAATGACTGAAATCTACATAGAAAAGCATGAACATAAAGTTTAATGACATACATAATTAGGCAGACCAATAAGTTATCCCATTAATTTAACCATGACTAATACTAGAATAACGATAATTAAGCTACTAAAACTATCATGACGCAATGTCCATAATTCCATAATTATACCGAAAAATTTATTGAATGATTCTTTATAAAAAAACTTCcaattataatattttataaaAAATTGCCATTTCTTTACAAAGAGTCTAAAGGTAATGGCTTAGGCACTTTCTTAAAACATTACTCTGATTTATTAGTTACGTAGTTTTCGATTTCAGTACAACTCTCTCATGTAATTAGTGTTTAATAACTATTGATAAAACGGGTTTGAAATATAAGTTAAAGTGAACTATATATTCGTAAATTACTGATTGAAGTATTAATTCTTTgattaatgataaatacaaccttTTTATGACAAACTTATGCATATATTAATGTAATTAACGTTTGATTTaagtttttattttcttttttggggctGTATGTATCATTTTCCTAATTTTGTTTTAAACTTTTCTTATTGTAAATTACGTTCTAATtgaattattttctttttctgatagATGGTCTCAAATAGCGCAAAATTTACCTGGAAGAACAGATAACGAGATCAAGAACTTCTGGCACTCACATCTCAAAAAAAAAGTACCTACTATGGCCAAAGAAATTGAAGCCATTATTTCCAGAACTGAGCAAACCAATTCaactcttcaagaagataatgaATCACTAGTTGATGTTAAATCAAACACCACAATTTCAACTCTCGATTCGACTCTAAAGAATGAAGTCGATTCGAAACAATCAATAATAAGCAACAATCAAAGCTGCCTGCCAAAAATCTTCTTTGCCGAATGGCTTACAATGGATGATATGATTATTGagcataataacaataatattatgcATGGTGATCTAATTACGTGTTATAATTCAAATGAAATTGATCAAATTTTTAATGTGGACGTCCAACAAAGTTCTAGCCAAGGTGCAATTACGTATAACCAAGAATCATGCAGTAGTGATGAGTTTTTCAATGGAGTCGACGATTTTGTGTTCGATTCACAGCTCAAGTTTGAAGATCAAGCATCAGAAAATGGACTTGACGACTTATTATTTGCTTGGGGTTGATTTTCACAATAATTTCAGATTAGTTAAATTTCTTATTTGTGTATTTCAAACAAAATTTAGTGATTGTGTGTGTATATAGCGATTGCTTGCAGCTCAAGTAATAAGCTTTAGTTCTTAGTAGATCATCGATTTTTCATGGCTAAAATAAATAATACTGTGTAAAAAAAAAGttggttttattttaatttttataaaaTTTTATGGTGATTTGCTAACTAAAATACTCAAAATTTAGAAAGAAAGAGAAATCACCGtatattattagtttaatttattaATTCCCTTCTCTAGTCATGTACGGagtattttccttttttttttttttttttactgtccATTTTATGGCAAACTTATGAAAGTCGTTAAAAGTTAGAAAATAATATAAAACTAACCCTAATAATATAAACGTAATTGCAGATGTTAACTAACTTAGCTAGCTGGTCAAGTTCAAACCCCGTCAACTTTATAACCCTAACCCTAGTGACTTTTTTTACTAAACGTAAATAAAAAGAAACAAATTATACCGAGGGATAAGATCTATTAATTTCAAGGAACAAACGTAATTTTCTCGTTACCATCTGATGACATTGACACATTTTTATCTCATCGAAAAATGACCGAGTTGTTATTGCTAGAAGAACCTTCTTCTTCATCTACCAACCGTTTACAATTAAATTAATACAAGAACGATGGCTTGACCAACCAAACCGAGAAATACTATTAGTCTTTTTTCACTTCTATTTAAAAATGTAAATTTTGTCGTATGAACTATCAATAATCATCAAATGACCTGCACCAAGTAGTACAAAAGAATAATAATGCCCTCTCTACATTTCATTTTTTAAAAGCTTTGTATAGTTACGTAGCTACTACATGGTCATcaaaataatactccgtactcCGTAATAATTAAGAACTCGAATCACATAAAAAGAAAACTAAATAGTTAATTATTAAAAGTTTACAAGTGCTTAATTATTTATGTTGAATGATTAATTTGATTAATGAATGAACTTTTGTCCTTGAGAATCGCATATGTAGATCTCATTACGTTGCATGTTTTGGCATTTTGTTAATGTCCACATTATGGACACAACCTTATTCTAAACTGATTGCAAAGACGACCATGAGAAAGCAAATTAACGTTCAAATTCATAATTAGCAAACAAACAgttttttactttttatttttgtttatatTATACACGCTAATCatacataattataattatattcATATAATGTGCGTCATGTTAATCAGCCAAACAAGTTTTTGAAGTTAGTAACTGTGAAGAAACCCAAGTCCCACATGTGAGGGTTGttccacattgataaaagaggagaagaattaccacttatcgccaattggttttagagtggaaccctcttgggcctATTGTATGTGGACTAtttctcctccgtttgggtgcggtccaggcccgttgttgaatttaacagTAACGGTTTTAGTATGTAATTTTTCTATTTGTGAATTGTGATTAGTAATTTTATTACGATGATGACTACTCCCTCTTTCCTAGTGAATAGTTTACACTTACTTTATTTTGTGACTTGTGAGTGAGAGATAAATAAGTGTAAATTATTATTGACCGGGACGGAAGGAGTAGTATTTACTCATAGTTACATTGTTAGCAACATTGTTGTtagaatcgcgattcgatccaacgattctacgattttacgatccaaaaatgcttgatcgatcctggatcctacgattctatcatagttgtagaatcttacgatcctattaatttgaaaatttctagtgataggatcataatacgatcctacgattttacgatccgattccataataaaaaaattaatatatatttttatataatgacactgAAAAACctaaatttcgtgtaagttgttcatacaatgatactaaaatcattaattaccaatagtttatgaataaatattaataaataagtattttgattttcaattatatgtttttaccaaataaaaaattatatttaaggagtttgtagaatcttgcgattctacgattcgattctaccgattcgatcctaccctccctatcgatccaaagtagaatcccgatcctgacaacattagTTAGCAATATTGTTAGTATCATCATTTTTTTGGGATGATGGGGAAATTTGCTTATTTGCAGCCATTTTCTTTGGCGTGTAGTGCGTGTACGAAGTTAATCACCCTTTTTACCATGGTGATAGGTTCGAAGTCTATAAACATAGATCAGATCATAAATCTCCAAATATATGCATGTAATAGCTTGTAAATCACATATATCAAGTAAACCACTTTTTTATAACCATGGAAATAGACTTAAATTCTATAAGACATAGTTTCAGATCATAAATAAACTCCACAAGATTGCTTTTTGAAGGAGTTTCAACCTGAGACACAGGACACAAAAATTTTACTCAAGTTTTAAATATTAAACTCCACTAGGGATGACAATGGATCGGGTTGGATAGGGTTTTGCAATatccaaacccgatccacttACCTAGTGGATCACCAATCCATATCCAAAATTTCAAAATCCATAACCAATCCATTATACTTTTTACGAATCCATACCCGCTCCAAATCCATACCTGATCCAAAACTTGATTTGACTATataaaaaattcattttatatgACAAAATTGAAATTTCAAGTACAATAAAGCCTAAATTTTCAAAACTATTTGATTGGATCGGGTTCGGAtatggatcgggtttggatttgGTTCGGGTTTTTCAATAGTGGATTTGGATATGGATTTTTAAATAGTGGATCGGGTATGGGTTATTAAGAATTGGATTTGGATCGAATATTTTTCTCCGGATCGGTTCGGTTTCGGTTCGGTTTGAGCGATTGGACCTGTACGGACGGTTATATATCATCATTTTATGTGTTCGGGTGATGTAAATTGTAAAATGAGCGCCGGTGCTGTGGTGCATATTCATTGAGAAAAATGAGGTTCGaacaatagtttttttttttggtactaaTGAGGGGCGAAGCCCCGTAAATTAACTATGAGCTATTACACGGGGAATAGCTACCCCAAATATATCTTCTCGAAGAATCGTTCTAAGACTGGCGGATGGATTATCTAAATAAGTAGGCACTGTGCTTGAGTAGACTCCTTGATTTGCTAGTGAGTCGGCTGCTCGGTTTGCTTCGCGATACGTATGCTCAAGTTTAACCAACCAATGCTCTTCTCGTATTAATTCCTTGCAGCGTTTCACTATAACCTTCAAGCTGTTTGATACGAGTTGATCTTCGTTTATCATATTGACACAAGGCGCATTATCCATGTGAATGAGTAGTTTCTTTATGTGAATCGACTTTGCTCTTTCTAACCCCACAAGAAGAGCTAGTAGCTCGGCTTTCATGGATGAACAACTGCCGCAGGACAAAAAGAAAGCAGAGATGAAATTACCTGTTTCGTC from Silene latifolia isolate original U9 population chromosome 10, ASM4854445v1, whole genome shotgun sequence encodes:
- the LOC141609499 gene encoding transcription factor LAF1-like, whose translation is MGSKSIDKTKQKPKHKKGLWSPEEDQRLRNHILRHGHGCWSSVPVYAGLQRNGKSCRLRWINYLRPGLKRGTFSAQEEDTIITLHATLGNKWSQIAQNLPGRTDNEIKNFWHSHLKKKVPTMAKEIEAIISRTEQTNSTLQEDNESLVDVKSNTTISTLDSTLKNEVDSKQSIISNNQSCLPKIFFAEWLTMDDMIIEHNNNNIMHGDLITCYNSNEIDQIFNVDVQQSSSQGAITYNQESCSSDEFFNGVDDFVFDSQLKFEDQASENGLDDLLFAWG